The following are encoded in a window of Mycolicibacterium tusciae JS617 genomic DNA:
- the rph gene encoding ribonuclease PH, with the protein MSRREDGRLDDELRPVRITRGFTTHPAGSVLVEFGQTRVMCTASVTEGVPRWRRGSGQGWLTAEYAMLPAATHDRSDRESVKGRVGGRTQEISRLVGRSLRACIDLGALGENTIAIDCDVLQADGGTRTAAITGAYVALSDAVTYLGAAGKLSDPRPLSCAIAAVSVGVVDGRVRVDLPYTEDSRAEVDMNVVTTDTGTLVEIQGTGEGATFPRSTLDKMLDAAMAACEEIFVIQGEALELPYPGVLPESSEPAKKAFGS; encoded by the coding sequence GTGTCCAGACGAGAAGACGGCCGCCTTGACGACGAGCTGCGACCGGTACGCATCACCCGCGGCTTCACCACGCATCCCGCCGGGTCGGTGCTTGTGGAGTTCGGCCAGACCCGGGTCATGTGCACCGCCAGTGTCACCGAAGGTGTGCCCCGCTGGCGTAGGGGTTCCGGGCAGGGCTGGCTGACCGCAGAGTACGCGATGCTGCCGGCGGCCACGCACGACCGCTCCGACCGCGAGTCGGTCAAGGGCCGCGTCGGCGGTCGCACCCAGGAGATAAGCCGGCTCGTCGGGCGGTCACTGCGCGCCTGCATCGATCTTGGCGCGCTGGGGGAGAACACCATCGCGATCGACTGCGATGTGCTGCAGGCCGACGGCGGTACTCGCACCGCGGCGATCACCGGTGCGTACGTGGCGCTCTCGGATGCGGTGACGTATCTGGGCGCGGCGGGCAAGTTGTCGGATCCGCGGCCCTTGTCGTGTGCGATCGCCGCGGTGAGTGTTGGTGTGGTCGACGGCCGTGTCCGCGTCGACCTGCCCTACACGGAGGATTCGCGCGCCGAGGTCGACATGAACGTCGTCACGACAGACACCGGGACGCTGGTCGAGATCCAGGGCACCGGCGAAGGGGCCACCTTCCCTCGCTCGACGCTGGACAAGATGCTCGACGCTGCGATGGCGGCATGTGAAGAAATCTTCGTCATCCAAGGCGAGGCGCTGGAGTTGCCCTACCCCGGAGTGCTGCCGGAGTCGTCGGAGCCGGCGAAGAAAGCCTTCGGAAGCTGA
- a CDS encoding cyclic nucleotide-degrading phosphodiesterase yields the protein MSVRITVLGCSGSVVGPDSPASGYLVTAPDTPPLVLDFGGGVLGALQRYADPNSVYVLLSHLHADHCLDLPGLFVWRRYHPSPAQERGVMFGPANTWARLGAASSPEGGEIDDFSDIFDIRHWVDNRAVEIGTLNVVPRLVCHPTESYGLRFSDPTGATLVYSGDTGYCDALIDLARGADVFLCEASWTHSPERPPRLHLSGTEAGRAAANAGVGELLLTHIPPWTSREDVISEAKAEFDGPVHAVVCGESFEVARS from the coding sequence GTGAGTGTGCGAATCACCGTACTCGGTTGCTCCGGCAGTGTTGTCGGTCCTGATTCGCCAGCGTCCGGCTATCTGGTTACCGCCCCCGATACCCCGCCGCTAGTTCTCGATTTCGGCGGCGGCGTGCTGGGTGCCCTGCAGCGGTATGCCGATCCGAATTCTGTCTACGTACTCCTCTCGCATCTGCACGCAGACCATTGTCTCGATCTTCCGGGCCTATTCGTATGGCGGCGCTATCACCCGTCGCCGGCGCAGGAGCGCGGCGTGATGTTCGGGCCCGCCAATACCTGGGCTCGGCTGGGTGCCGCGTCGTCGCCCGAGGGTGGGGAGATCGACGACTTCTCCGACATTTTCGACATCCGTCACTGGGTGGACAACCGCGCGGTGGAGATCGGGACGCTGAACGTCGTGCCTCGCCTCGTCTGCCATCCCACCGAGTCGTACGGCCTTCGATTCTCCGATCCGACGGGCGCCACATTGGTCTACAGCGGCGACACCGGTTACTGCGATGCCCTGATCGACCTGGCCCGCGGAGCCGATGTCTTTCTCTGCGAGGCGTCGTGGACGCATTCGCCGGAGCGGCCGCCGAGGCTACATCTGTCGGGGACAGAAGCAGGCCGGGCCGCGGCCAACGCGGGTGTCGGCGAACTGCTGTTGACGCACATCCCGCCGTGGACATCGCGCGAAGACGTCATCAGTGAGGCCAAGGCTGAGTTCGACGGTCCGGTGCACGCGGTGGTGTGCGGCGAGTCATTCGAGGTCGCACGGTCCTGA
- the murI gene encoding glutamate racemase, which yields MRSASAPVGIFDSGVGGLTVARAIIDQLPDEDIIYVGDTANGPYGPLTIPEIRAHALSIGDDLVERGVKALVIACNTASSACLRDARERYAPVPVIEVILPAVRRAVAATRNGRIGVIGTEATIASGAYHDAFAAARDTEVIGVACPRFVDFVERGVTSGRQVLGLAEGYLEPLQRAEVDTLVLGCTHYPMLSGLIQLAMGDHVTLVSSAEETAKDLLRVLTELDLLHEHPGDAEPAVRRRFEATGDPEAFTTLAGRFLGPTVEGVRPVQRPAGGKK from the coding sequence GTGAGGTCTGCATCTGCGCCGGTCGGGATTTTCGATTCCGGGGTCGGCGGGCTGACGGTCGCTCGCGCGATCATCGACCAACTACCCGACGAAGACATCATCTACGTCGGCGACACCGCCAACGGTCCATACGGTCCGTTGACCATCCCGGAGATTCGCGCGCATGCGTTGTCGATCGGTGACGATCTGGTCGAGCGCGGTGTCAAGGCGCTTGTGATCGCGTGCAATACGGCGTCATCGGCGTGCCTGCGCGACGCCAGGGAGCGGTACGCGCCCGTGCCCGTGATCGAGGTGATCCTGCCCGCTGTGCGTCGTGCGGTTGCCGCCACGCGCAACGGCCGCATCGGCGTCATCGGCACCGAGGCGACGATCGCGTCGGGGGCGTATCACGACGCGTTCGCGGCGGCGCGCGACACCGAGGTGATCGGGGTGGCGTGTCCGCGGTTCGTCGACTTCGTCGAGCGGGGAGTGACCAGCGGACGCCAGGTGCTCGGCCTCGCGGAGGGATATCTGGAGCCGCTGCAACGTGCCGAGGTCGACACGTTGGTGCTCGGGTGCACGCACTACCCGATGCTGTCGGGTCTGATCCAACTCGCGATGGGCGATCACGTCACGCTGGTGTCCAGCGCGGAGGAAACCGCCAAGGACTTGCTTCGGGTACTCACCGAACTCGATTTGCTACATGAGCATCCCGGCGACGCGGAGCCCGCTGTTCGCCGCCGTTTCGAGGCGACCGGTGATCCTGAGGCGTTCACCACACTTGCGGGCCGATTCCTTGGCCCGACAGTCGAAGGTGTTCGCCCTGTTCAGCGCCCTGCTGGAGGGAAGAAGTGA
- a CDS encoding rhomboid family intramembrane serine protease, whose product MGMTGPGYQGLPGTPAAPKKRPAWILGGLTIVSFVVLLWAIELWDALTNHRLDNNGIRPLETDGLWGIIWAPLLHSDWNHLIANTVPALILGFLMTLAGLSRFIFATAIVWILGGLGTWLLGNIGAHCPYVGVRCETNHIGASGLIFGWLAFLIVFGFFTRKVWEIVVGVVVLLVYGSVLFGVLPGTPGVSWQGHLCGAVAGVVAAYLLSGPERKARERRKVTAKNPYLAP is encoded by the coding sequence ATGGGCATGACAGGTCCCGGATACCAGGGGCTGCCGGGGACACCGGCGGCGCCGAAGAAGCGGCCCGCATGGATTCTCGGCGGCCTGACCATCGTCAGTTTCGTCGTGTTGCTGTGGGCCATCGAACTGTGGGACGCGCTGACCAACCACCGCTTGGACAACAACGGCATCCGGCCACTGGAGACCGACGGTCTGTGGGGGATCATCTGGGCGCCGCTGCTGCATTCGGACTGGAATCACCTGATCGCCAACACCGTTCCGGCGCTCATCCTCGGTTTCCTGATGACGCTCGCGGGTTTGTCGCGGTTCATCTTCGCCACGGCAATCGTCTGGATTCTCGGTGGTTTAGGCACCTGGCTGCTCGGCAATATCGGCGCGCACTGCCCGTATGTCGGCGTGCGTTGCGAGACGAACCACATCGGCGCCTCGGGCCTCATCTTCGGATGGCTGGCGTTTCTGATCGTGTTCGGATTCTTCACCCGCAAGGTGTGGGAGATCGTGGTCGGCGTCGTCGTGCTGTTGGTCTACGGCAGCGTTCTGTTCGGGGTGCTGCCCGGCACGCCCGGGGTGTCCTGGCAGGGCCACCTGTGTGGTGCGGTGGCCGGCGTCGTCGCGGCGTACCTGCTTTCCGGGCCGGAACGTAAGGCGCGCGAGCGCCGCAAGGTCACCGCGAAGAACCCTTACCTGGCGCCGTGA
- a CDS encoding cysteine synthase: protein MTRYDSLIQALGDTPLVGLQRLSPRWTGESDRPHVRLWAKLEDRNPTGSIKDRPALRMIEDAERRGELQPGATILEPTSGNTGISLAMAALLKGYQMICVMPENTSIERRQLLELYGARIIYSPAEGGSNTAVAHAKELALQNPSWVMLYQYGNESNALSHYEGTGPELLADLPEITHFVAGLGTTGTLMGTGRYLREHKPDVQIVAAEPRYGEGVYALRNIDEGFIPELYDPDVLTTRFSVGSYDAVKRTRELVQVEGIFAGISTGAVLHAALGMAAKAVKASEQADIAFVVADAGWKYLSTGAYAGSLDDAEDALEGQLWA from the coding sequence GTGACCCGATACGACTCCTTGATCCAGGCGCTGGGCGACACGCCGCTGGTCGGCCTGCAGCGGCTGTCGCCGCGGTGGACCGGCGAGAGCGATCGACCGCACGTGCGGTTGTGGGCGAAGCTGGAGGACCGCAACCCCACCGGTTCCATCAAGGACCGGCCCGCGCTGCGGATGATCGAAGATGCCGAGCGGCGGGGTGAATTGCAGCCCGGTGCAACGATTCTCGAACCGACCAGTGGCAACACCGGCATCTCACTGGCCATGGCGGCGCTGCTCAAGGGCTACCAGATGATCTGCGTGATGCCCGAGAACACCTCCATCGAGCGGCGGCAGCTGCTGGAGCTCTACGGGGCACGAATCATCTACTCACCCGCCGAAGGCGGGTCGAACACCGCGGTTGCTCACGCGAAAGAGCTTGCGCTGCAGAATCCTTCATGGGTGATGCTCTACCAGTACGGCAACGAGTCGAACGCCCTGTCGCACTATGAGGGTACCGGCCCCGAGCTCCTGGCCGACCTGCCCGAAATCACCCATTTCGTGGCGGGCCTTGGAACTACCGGCACGCTGATGGGTACCGGACGGTATCTGCGCGAGCACAAGCCCGATGTGCAGATCGTGGCGGCCGAACCCCGCTACGGCGAGGGTGTGTACGCCCTGCGCAACATCGACGAGGGGTTCATCCCCGAGCTGTACGACCCCGACGTGCTGACGACCCGCTTCTCCGTCGGCTCCTACGACGCGGTCAAGCGCACCCGCGAGCTCGTCCAGGTAGAGGGCATCTTCGCCGGCATCTCGACAGGCGCGGTGCTGCACGCCGCGCTGGGTATGGCGGCCAAGGCGGTCAAGGCATCCGAGCAGGCCGACATTGCGTTCGTCGTCGCCGACGCCGGTTGGAAGTATCTGTCGACCGGTGCGTACGCCGGTAGCCTGGATGACGCGGAGGACGCGTTGGAAGGGCAGTTATGGGCATGA
- a CDS encoding MoaD/ThiS family protein, whose product MSVTVSIPTILRTHTGGEKRVTAAGETVGAVISDLEANYSGISDRLMDDGKLNRFVNIYVNDEDVRFSGGLDTAVSDGDSVTILPAVAGG is encoded by the coding sequence ATGTCTGTCACCGTGTCGATCCCAACCATCCTGCGCACCCACACCGGCGGTGAGAAGCGTGTCACCGCAGCGGGCGAAACCGTGGGTGCGGTGATCAGCGATCTCGAAGCCAACTACTCGGGAATCTCCGATCGCCTGATGGATGACGGCAAGCTGAACCGTTTCGTCAACATCTACGTCAACGACGAGGATGTGCGGTTTTCCGGAGGGCTGGATACCGCGGTCTCCGACGGAGATTCGGTGACGATCCTGCCCGCCGTCGCAGGTGGCTGA
- a CDS encoding Mov34/MPN/PAD-1 family protein, whose translation MLVIRADLVDAMVAHARADHPDEACGVIAGPEGSDRAERFIAMTNAERSPTFYRFDSGEQLKVWRAMDEADEAPVVIYHSHTATEAYPSRTDVSYASEPDAHYVLVSTRNPDVHELRSYRILDGVVTEEPVKIVEQY comes from the coding sequence GTGCTGGTGATCCGGGCGGACCTGGTCGATGCCATGGTCGCCCACGCTCGCGCCGACCACCCGGACGAAGCGTGCGGGGTGATCGCCGGACCAGAGGGGTCCGACCGCGCGGAGCGTTTCATCGCGATGACCAACGCCGAGCGCTCGCCGACGTTCTACCGGTTCGACTCCGGCGAGCAGCTCAAGGTGTGGCGCGCGATGGACGAGGCAGACGAGGCGCCCGTCGTGATCTATCACTCGCATACCGCCACCGAGGCCTACCCAAGCCGTACCGACGTCTCGTACGCGTCCGAACCGGACGCCCACTACGTGCTGGTGTCCACGCGCAACCCCGATGTGCACGAGCTGCGCAGTTACCGCATCCTCGACGGCGTCGTCACCGAAGAACCCGTCAAGATCGTCGAGCAGTACTAG
- a CDS encoding P1 family peptidase, translating into MGAITDVGGILVGHHHRIDSDVELGSGWAAGTTVVLTPPGTVGAVDCRGGAPGTRETDLLDPINSVRHVDAVVLSGGSAFGLAAAHGVMEWLEEQGRGVALEDGVVPIVPSAVIFDLPVGGWKCRPDAEFGRAAAESAGTDVAIGTVGAGVGARVGVLKGGVGTASVTLESGVTVGAVVVVNAAGDAVDPATGLPWLADSIEEFGLISPPADQIAAYADRHTELSPLNTTIAVVATDAVLSKAGCRRMAVAAQDGLARTIRPSHTPLDGDTVFALATGAIEVPPDPTTPASMSPEVPLITALGAAAADCLARAVLVGVLAAESVAGIPTYRDMLPGAFE; encoded by the coding sequence ATGGGTGCGATCACCGACGTCGGCGGAATCCTCGTCGGCCATCACCATCGGATCGATTCCGATGTCGAACTCGGTTCGGGTTGGGCCGCGGGGACGACGGTCGTGTTGACCCCGCCGGGGACGGTGGGTGCCGTCGATTGCCGCGGCGGTGCACCGGGAACGCGCGAGACCGACCTGCTCGACCCGATCAACTCGGTGCGCCATGTCGACGCCGTGGTGCTCAGCGGAGGTAGCGCGTTCGGTCTGGCCGCAGCACACGGCGTGATGGAGTGGCTGGAGGAGCAGGGCCGGGGGGTGGCGCTGGAGGACGGTGTGGTGCCGATCGTTCCCTCCGCGGTGATTTTTGATCTGCCGGTCGGTGGCTGGAAGTGCCGTCCGGATGCGGAGTTCGGCCGGGCCGCCGCCGAGAGCGCGGGCACCGATGTGGCCATCGGCACGGTGGGCGCCGGCGTCGGGGCGCGCGTCGGCGTGCTCAAGGGCGGCGTCGGCACCGCGTCGGTGACGCTCGAGTCCGGGGTGACGGTGGGCGCGGTCGTGGTTGTCAACGCCGCTGGTGACGCTGTGGATCCGGCGACCGGGTTGCCCTGGCTCGCCGATTCGATCGAGGAGTTCGGCCTCATCTCCCCGCCTGCCGATCAGATCGCCGCCTACGCCGACCGTCACACCGAGCTCAGCCCGCTCAACACCACCATCGCCGTCGTCGCGACCGATGCCGTGCTGAGCAAGGCCGGGTGCCGTCGGATGGCCGTCGCCGCCCAGGACGGGCTCGCACGCACCATCCGGCCGTCGCACACCCCACTTGATGGCGATACGGTGTTTGCGCTGGCCACTGGAGCCATCGAAGTGCCGCCGGACCCGACAACTCCGGCGTCGATGTCGCCGGAGGTGCCCCTGATCACCGCGCTGGGGGCGGCCGCCGCGGACTGCCTGGCCCGCGCGGTCCTGGTGGGTGTGCTGGCCGCCGAGTCGGTAGCCGGAATACCGACGTACCGGGACATGTTGCCCGGAGCGTTCGAATGA
- a CDS encoding DUF2017 domain-containing protein has protein sequence MRKWKRVDTADGPRFRSALAAHEVSLLQNLATSMVGMLDDRESSSPADELEEITGMRTGNSSPPEDETMKRLLPDFFRPHTEHPAGSGPAKSLNSALRSLHEPEIIEAKREAAQRLLDTVPEHGGKFELTEDDAHAWAAAVNDMRLALGTMLGVAQDGPADLPPEHPMAGHLDVYQWLTVLQEYLVLSMMGKS, from the coding sequence GTGCGCAAATGGAAACGGGTCGACACCGCCGACGGCCCGCGCTTCCGATCGGCACTGGCCGCTCACGAGGTGTCGTTGCTGCAGAACCTGGCGACGTCGATGGTCGGAATGCTCGATGACCGCGAATCATCCTCTCCTGCTGACGAACTCGAAGAGATAACCGGAATGCGCACCGGCAACTCGTCGCCTCCGGAGGACGAGACGATGAAGCGGCTGTTGCCGGACTTCTTCCGTCCGCACACCGAACATCCGGCCGGTTCCGGACCCGCCAAGAGCCTCAACAGCGCGCTGCGCAGCCTCCACGAGCCGGAGATCATCGAAGCCAAACGTGAAGCGGCGCAACGGCTGCTGGACACCGTCCCAGAGCACGGGGGCAAGTTCGAGCTCACCGAGGACGACGCGCACGCGTGGGCCGCGGCGGTCAACGACATGCGGCTCGCGCTGGGCACCATGCTCGGAGTCGCGCAGGATGGGCCTGCGGATTTGCCGCCCGAGCATCCGATGGCGGGCCATCTGGATGTGTATCAGTGGCTGACCGTGCTGCAGGAATATCTGGTGCTTTCAATGATGGGGAAGTCATAG
- the clpS gene encoding ATP-dependent Clp protease adapter ClpS → MVTPAKARPGTREERDVATLQREDSATDSPWVTLVWDDPVNLMTYVTYVLQKLFGYSEPHATKLMMQVHTEGKAVVSAGSRESMEVDVSKLHAAGLWATLQQDR, encoded by the coding sequence ATGGTTACGCCAGCGAAGGCCCGACCGGGAACTCGCGAGGAACGCGACGTCGCCACCCTCCAGCGGGAAGATTCAGCGACGGATAGCCCCTGGGTCACCCTGGTCTGGGACGACCCGGTCAACTTGATGACGTACGTGACGTACGTCCTCCAGAAACTCTTCGGCTACAGCGAGCCGCACGCGACCAAACTCATGATGCAGGTGCACACCGAGGGTAAGGCTGTCGTGTCGGCGGGCAGCCGGGAGTCGATGGAGGTCGACGTCTCGAAGCTGCACGCCGCGGGCTTGTGGGCGACCCTGCAGCAGGACCGCTGA
- a CDS encoding nicotinate phosphoribosyltransferase, giving the protein MVPASTALLTDKYELTMLTAALRDGTAHRRTTFEVFARRLPEGRRYGVVAGTDRFVEALAQFMFDEPELSALSDFCDRQTLEYLAAYRFRGDVDGYAEGELYFPGSPVLAVHGTFGECVILETLALSILNHDTAIASAAARMVSAAQGRALIEMGSRRTHEQAAVAAARAAYIAGFAGSSNLEAQRTFGVPALGTSAHAFTLLHTTPDGPDEKSAFRAQVDALGVGTTLLVDTYDITTGVANAVEVAGPALGAVRIDSGDLGVLARQVRDQLDGLGAHRTRIVVSGDLDEFAIAALRAEPVDTYGVGTSVVTGSGAPTAGMVYKLVEVDGMPVEKRSLHKESHGGRKQALRLAKSTGTVVEEVVHPFGTQPPEPQDFVERPLMTRLVRQGDPVGSAGLEAARRRVREGLESLPWDGLKLSRGEPAIPTRMISH; this is encoded by the coding sequence GTGGTCCCGGCGTCTACGGCGTTACTCACCGACAAGTACGAGTTGACGATGCTTACGGCTGCGCTGCGCGACGGGACCGCGCACCGGCGGACGACCTTCGAGGTGTTCGCCCGCCGGCTGCCCGAAGGCCGCCGCTACGGTGTGGTCGCCGGAACCGACCGATTCGTGGAAGCGTTGGCGCAGTTCATGTTCGACGAGCCGGAATTATCGGCGCTTTCGGACTTCTGCGATCGCCAGACGCTGGAATACCTGGCCGCTTACCGGTTCCGCGGGGATGTGGACGGCTACGCCGAAGGCGAGCTGTACTTCCCCGGCTCCCCCGTGCTGGCCGTTCACGGCACATTCGGTGAGTGCGTCATATTGGAAACCCTCGCACTGTCGATTTTGAACCATGACACGGCGATCGCGTCCGCGGCAGCCCGGATGGTCAGTGCAGCACAGGGCCGCGCACTGATCGAAATGGGCTCCCGCCGCACTCACGAGCAGGCCGCGGTCGCCGCTGCGCGCGCCGCCTACATCGCTGGTTTCGCCGGGTCGTCCAACCTCGAGGCGCAACGCACTTTCGGGGTGCCTGCACTCGGGACGAGCGCGCATGCGTTCACGCTGCTGCATACGACACCGGACGGGCCGGACGAGAAGTCAGCGTTCAGGGCGCAGGTCGACGCGCTCGGCGTGGGCACGACGCTGCTTGTCGACACCTACGACATCACCACGGGCGTGGCCAACGCGGTGGAGGTGGCCGGCCCGGCACTGGGCGCGGTCCGCATCGACTCGGGTGACCTCGGCGTGCTCGCGCGACAGGTCCGCGACCAGCTCGACGGCCTCGGCGCCCACCGGACCCGAATCGTGGTGTCCGGTGATCTCGACGAGTTCGCCATCGCCGCACTGCGCGCCGAACCTGTCGACACGTACGGTGTGGGAACGTCGGTGGTCACCGGCTCCGGCGCCCCTACTGCCGGAATGGTTTACAAGCTGGTCGAGGTGGACGGGATGCCGGTGGAGAAGCGCAGTCTGCACAAGGAATCCCACGGCGGACGCAAGCAGGCACTGCGTCTGGCGAAGTCGACCGGCACCGTCGTCGAGGAGGTCGTGCATCCCTTCGGCACCCAGCCGCCCGAGCCCCAGGACTTCGTCGAACGCCCGCTGATGACGAGGCTGGTTCGGCAGGGCGATCCCGTCGGCAGCGCAGGACTCGAGGCTGCGCGCCGGCGCGTCAGGGAGGGGCTGGAAAGCCTCCCGTGGGACGGCCTGAAACTATCCCGAGGCGAACCGGCGATCCCCACCCGCATGATCAGTCACTAG
- a CDS encoding ATP-dependent DNA helicase — translation MNVTELLAKAVSGLGGSERLGQIEMAEAVAHAFDSGEHLAVQAGTGTGKSLAYLVPAIARAIDTDEPVVISTATIALQRQLVDRDLPRLAESLADALPRTPEFALLKGRGNYLCLNKVHNGSATEPDEQFQEELFEPVAASALGRDVQRLIAWSSDTETGDRDELTPGVPDRSWSQVSVSARECIGVSRCPFGTDCFAEKARDKAGHADVVVTNHALLAIDAVSDAAVLPEHQLLVVDEAHELVDRVTGVATGELSATSMGAAHRRSARLVDQELAQRLEAATATLSSVIHDGVPGRIDILDDELATYLTALRDAAYRVRSAIDTSPSDPKAASARAEAVTALTDLGDTASRILDSFMPAIPDRTDVVWLEREENRGNTRVFLRVAPLSVSALLRNRLFEHSTAVLTSATLTLGGTFDAMASAWGLAGEDDKVRGEMSPAERLRWRGIDVGSPFEHAKAGILYVAAHLPPPGRDGTGSAEQLDEIAALVTAAGGRTLGLFSSMRAAKAAAEIMRDRLDSPVLCQGEDTTSALVKRFADDAETSLFGTLSLWQGVDVPGPSLSLVLIDRIPFPRPDDPLLTARQRAVAARGGNGFMAVAASHAALLLAQGAGRLLRRIDDRGVVAVLDSRMATARYSGYLRASLPPFWATTDTVRVRQALERLRAG, via the coding sequence GTGAACGTCACCGAACTACTGGCCAAGGCGGTCTCAGGGCTCGGCGGTTCTGAACGCCTCGGCCAGATCGAGATGGCCGAGGCGGTGGCGCATGCCTTCGACAGCGGCGAACACCTCGCAGTCCAGGCAGGCACCGGAACCGGAAAGTCACTGGCCTACCTGGTGCCTGCGATCGCGCGGGCGATTGACACCGACGAGCCGGTAGTGATCTCGACGGCGACCATCGCCCTGCAGCGCCAGCTCGTCGACCGCGATCTCCCACGGCTGGCGGAATCACTGGCCGATGCACTGCCGCGCACCCCTGAATTCGCCCTGCTGAAAGGCCGGGGAAATTACCTGTGTCTCAACAAGGTTCACAATGGCTCGGCCACGGAGCCGGATGAACAGTTTCAGGAGGAGCTGTTCGAGCCGGTCGCCGCCTCTGCCCTCGGCCGCGATGTGCAGCGGCTGATCGCGTGGTCGTCAGACACCGAGACAGGCGATCGCGACGAGCTGACACCGGGCGTGCCGGACCGGTCGTGGTCGCAGGTCAGCGTCTCGGCGCGGGAATGCATCGGCGTCTCTCGCTGCCCGTTCGGCACCGACTGTTTTGCGGAGAAGGCGCGCGACAAGGCCGGCCACGCCGATGTGGTCGTCACCAATCACGCGCTGCTGGCCATCGACGCCGTATCCGACGCCGCCGTGCTGCCCGAGCACCAACTGCTCGTCGTCGACGAGGCCCATGAACTCGTCGACCGGGTGACCGGCGTGGCCACCGGAGAGCTCTCGGCGACGTCCATGGGTGCCGCGCATCGACGCTCCGCGCGCCTGGTCGACCAGGAACTCGCGCAACGGTTGGAGGCCGCGACCGCAACACTGTCGTCGGTCATCCACGACGGCGTACCCGGGCGTATCGACATCCTCGACGACGAACTGGCCACCTATCTGACCGCCCTGCGCGACGCCGCGTACCGGGTGCGGTCGGCGATCGACACGAGTCCGAGCGATCCGAAGGCGGCTTCGGCACGCGCCGAAGCTGTTACCGCGCTGACCGATTTGGGCGACACCGCGTCGCGCATCCTGGACTCCTTCATGCCGGCCATTCCGGACCGCACCGACGTCGTGTGGCTGGAGCGCGAAGAGAACCGCGGCAATACGCGAGTTTTTCTACGGGTCGCCCCGCTGTCGGTGTCTGCTCTGCTGCGCAACAGGCTGTTCGAACACTCGACAGCCGTGCTCACCTCGGCCACGCTGACCCTCGGGGGCACCTTCGACGCCATGGCGTCGGCGTGGGGGCTGGCCGGTGAGGACGACAAGGTGCGAGGCGAAATGTCGCCGGCCGAGCGGCTCCGGTGGCGCGGCATCGACGTCGGATCACCGTTCGAGCACGCGAAGGCGGGCATTCTCTACGTCGCCGCCCATCTCCCCCCGCCGGGTCGTGACGGCACCGGCTCAGCCGAGCAGCTCGACGAGATCGCCGCGCTCGTCACCGCCGCCGGCGGCCGAACGCTCGGCCTGTTCTCGTCGATGCGCGCGGCGAAGGCCGCCGCCGAGATCATGCGAGATCGCCTCGACTCCCCGGTCCTGTGCCAGGGTGAGGACACCACCTCGGCGCTGGTGAAGCGGTTCGCCGATGATGCGGAGACGTCACTGTTCGGCACGCTGTCGCTATGGCAGGGCGTCGACGTTCCCGGCCCGTCGCTGTCGCTGGTACTCATCGACCGCATCCCGTTCCCCCGGCCCGACGATCCGCTGCTGACGGCACGCCAGCGTGCGGTGGCGGCTCGCGGCGGCAACGGTTTCATGGCGGTCGCCGCCAGCCACGCGGCGCTGCTGCTGGCTCAGGGCGCCGGCCGCCTACTGCGGCGCATCGACGACCGGGGCGTGGTAGCGGTGCTGGACTCGCGCATGGCGACCGCCCGCTACAGCGGGTACCTGCGGGCATCGCTGCCACCGTTCTGGGCGACCACCGACACCGTCCGGGTGCGTCAGGCGCTCGAACGCTTACGCGCGGGTTGA